In Candidatus Cetobacterium colombiensis, the DNA window ATTTTCAAATCCTAATCTATCCACAGCTTTTATTAATTTCTCAGTTTCTCTAACTCTTTTTGTAAAGAAATCATCTCCAATTGGAATTTTTTTCTTACTTTTATAGTATCCTAATAACTGTTTCGTATTTTTTAATCTTAACTCATGTTTTGCTCTTTTTAGACGATCTTTAATGACACCAGTAGTGCAATTAAACTTCTTAGCTACATCATCTATATTCATACCTTCACTCATAAGTTTTAAAATTTTATCTGCACCAATAGGATTTATTCTATGATACTTAGCTGAATACATATCAGCTCTATGAACAATATGAGCTTCCTTTGTATTTGGCTGTATTTTTCCCCATTTTCCATGATGAGAAATAACTATGTGTGTTATATTTTTCTTGATTTTATCTACAATCTTTAAATTAAGAGTCTCTTCTATTTCAGATAAAACTCTTTCAGCTTCTTTTATTATATATTCAGGTTTTTTTATCATCATTTGTGAATGAGAAAGTTTTTCATCAGCTTTTCTAATGCTTCCTTTACTCAAATCATGTATTATTACACCTACAACAATTGAAAAAAATTCAACTCTTTCTCTTGCTTCTCTTAAATCTCTAAAATCTCTTCTTATCTCTTCAAACGATATTTTTAAAACATCATATGTATGAGTAGTTACTTTAACACCTTGATCATCATGATGATCTAAATCTAAAACCATTTCATGGTTTAATAGAAGTTTTATAAACTTCAGTGCATTACTATTTTTCGCCATTAATGCTACCCTCAATTCTCTCTATTAGTTTTTTACCTCTTAGACAATAATCCTCTAACAGTATATTTCTTGATCCGTGAGGTATTGCTACACTATCTAAAGCTATTATATTTATATTAATTTCCATTTTTTTCTCATTTAAAAATCTTAATATTTCATCACCAAATCCACCTCTTTCGTATCCATCTTCAAAGGTGAATATATTTTCATATTTTGAAAATTCATTGAATATAAAATTTTCATCTAAAGGTCTTATTGATGAACAACTTACTATTGTTCCATCTAACCCTTTTTTAAAAAGTTCTTTTTCTATATCTAAAATCTCTTTTAGCATTGCTCCTGTCGCTAAATAAAGATTCTTTTTTCCTTTTTTTATCTCTCTCCATCTTCCTATTTCAAATGGTTCAAGTATATTTTCATCTAACTCGAAAGCTTTGCCTCTTGGAAACCTTATTACTAGAGGTCCTTTTTCATAGTTTTTAGAAAAGTCTATCATCTGTTCTAATTCTTTTCCTGTTGTTGGAGCTAAAACTTTATAATTTGGCATAGTTAAAAACATATTGATATCATGAATTCCTTGATGAGTTTTTCCATCTTCTCCTACAATTCCTGCACGATCTACTACAAATCTAACTGGTAAATTTTGTAGTCCAACATCATGTATCATCTGATCTAGTGCTCTTTGGAAAAATGTTGAATATATTGCTATATAAGGTTTTTTCCCAGATATTGCTAATCCCGCTGAAAAAGTAACTGCATGACCTTCTGCTATTCCAACATCAACACATCTATTTTCAAATTTATTTTGAAACTCTCCTAAACCAGTTCCTTTAACCATTGCAGCCGATACGGCAAATATATCCTCATCTTTTTCTGCCAATTTTACTAATGTTGAACCAAAAATGTTAGAATATGTTTTTCCTCCAGATTCTACTTCTCCTGTTTCTGGATTAAATGGAGATATGCCATGAAATTTTTCCTTATTTTCCTCTGCTAACTGATATCCTTTTCCTTTTTCTGTTTTTACATGAATAAAAACTGGACCTTCCATCTCCTTAGCTACAATTAATGTTCTTATCAACTCTTCTAAATTGTGACCATCAATTACACCTAAAAATTGATATCCTAGCATCTCTGATATGCTCGATGGTAAAAAAAATTGTTTTACAGAGTGTTCTATTCTTTCTAATACACTCTTTACCTGATTTCCAACTTTACCTTTACTTATTGCACTTCTAACATCTTTTCTTATACTCATATAAGCATTGCTTAACATTAATTTTCCAAAAAATTTTGATAATGAGCCTACATTTTTTCCTATAGACATCTCATTATCATTTAAAATTACTATTAAATTTTTTATATTTTCACCAATATTATTTAGAGCTTCTAAAGAATGCCCATTTGCTATAGAAGCATCTCCTATAACCACAATAACTTTACTATTTGGATTAGCCTTTGCTATTCCCGCTCCTGCTGAAAGAGCACTTCCTGCATGTCCAGCTATAAAGAAATCAAAATTACTTTCCTTAGGATCTGAAAATGGTCCTAAGCCACCTTTTGTTCTTAAAGTATTGAACTTCTCTTTTCTTCCAGTTAGTAATTTATAAACGTACGATTGATGTCCCACATCAAATAATAATTTATCTTTTGGTAAATCAAAAACTTCTACGATTGATTGCGTTAATTCTACTACTCCTAAATTTGGTGCTAAATGTCCACCATTTTTACTCGTAATTTCAATTAACGTATCTCTTATCTCCTGACTTTCTTTTTGTAACTTATTAATATATTCTTTATCTACCCTCATTTTTTCCATCCTTAAGCTTGAATATACCCTTTAAATACAAAGGCCACAACCACTCCCAATATAGCTCCTACTAAAACCTCTAAAGGACTGTGTCCTAAAAGTTCTTTTAGTTTTTCATCATGTAATTTTTCTCCAATTTTTGCTGCAAACCGATCTAGCAAAGTATTTAAAAGTCCTGCATGTTTTCCAGCTGCTCTTCTAATTCCTGCAGCATCGTACATTACCACCCCTGCTAAGACAAAAGAAATAGCAAATATTGTACTTTGTGTTCCATGAGCTAAACCTATCGCTGTACTCAATGATGCCATAGTTGAAGAGTGGGAACTCGGCATACCCCCAGTTTCAAAAATTCTTTTCATATTTAATTTTTTATCAATAAATATTGTAGTCACAACTTTATAAAACTGGGCTATAAACCAAGCTATAAATACTACATCTAGAATTCTATTTCCTAAAATTATTCCTTTTTCCATAGTTTCCCCACTCTCTTTTTATATTTTTATTTTACTGCTTTTAATTCTAGTGAAATTGTTGGTTTATCTTGATTTTCTTTATAGAAAATTATAGTTCTTCCTATAATTCCAACTACTTCTGCTTCTATAGCATCTGCTATTTCATAAGCTACATCATTTTTATTAACTTCTGAATTTTGAAGAATTTTAACTTTTATAAGTTCTCTTGGTGTTAATGCTTCTAAAACTCCTTGTGCTAAAGTTTCTGAAAATCCTTCTTTCCCTATTCTAAATATTGGCTCTAAATTGTGAGCTCTCTTTCTTAAAAATGCTCTTTTTTTGCTTGTTAAACTCATTTTCTCTCCTCTTTTCTCTTATTAAATATAATAATTTTATACATCCATAATTATAGGTAAAATAACCGGTGTTCTCTTTATTCTATTGTAGAAGAACTTTCCTGCTACATCTCTTACACTATTTTTTATAACTGTCCAATCTTTTATTGCACTATTTTCAAACTCTTTTAACTTAACTTTTATTTGCTCATTAGCTTCATTTAAAATTTCGTCTGAATCTCTTGAATAAACAAAACCTCTTGTTACAATATCAGGTCCACTTAATACTTTTCCTGTTTCTTTATCTAAAGCGAATACAACTATTACAACTCCGTCTTGAGATAACTGCTGTCTATCTTTTAATACTATGTGTCCTATATCTCCTACACCCAATCCATCAACTAAAGTTGCTCCAGCATTTACTTTACCTTTTATTTTGGCACTTGTTTTTGTCACTTCTACTTTACTTCCATTGGTTGCAATTACAATATTTCCTTTAGGAATTCCTGTTTCAATAGCTGTTTCTTTATGTGCTTTTAACATTTTAAATTCTCCATGAACTGGCATAAAATGTTTAGGTCTAATTAAATTTAACATTAATTTTTGTTCTTCTTTACTTGCATGTCCTGAAACATGAATTCCTGCTATCTTCTTAAATACAACTTCTGCCTCATACTTTAAAAGACTATTTATATTATTTGATACAGCTCTTTCATTTCCAGGGATTGGCGTTGCAGATATAATTACTGTATCTCCTTCTTTTACTTTTGTATGTTTATGCATATTTTTTGCAATTCTTGATAAGGCAGCCATTGGCTCTCCTTGAGTCCCTGTACAAAGTATAACAACTTTATTATCTCTCATTTTATCAACATCTGATAAGTTTACCATAATATTTTCAGGTAATTTTAAATATCCTAAAGTCGATGCTATATCAAAAACTTTAATTAAACTTCTTCCATCAATAGCTATTTTTCTTCCATGCTCGTGAGCAATATTAACTATTTGTTGAAGTCTATGAACATGAGATGCAAATGCTGCTATAATTATTCTTCCTTTTGCTTTTGCAAATTCAACTTTAAAGGCTTCTCCAACACTTCTTTCAGATGGAGTAAATCCATCTATTTCAGAGTTTGTAGAATCTGAAAGTAGTAAATCTACCCCTTCTTCTCCAATTTGAGCAAGTCTTAAAAAGTCTACTCCATCTCCATCAACAGGTGTTAAATCAATTTTAAAGTCACCTGTATACATTACTCTTCCTGCTGGAGTCGTTACTACAACCGCATATGCATCAGCTATTGAGTGAGTAACACCTACAAATTCAACTTCAAAGTATTTACCTACTTTAATTTTATCTCTACCTTTAACTTCTCTCATTTTTGGAAGTATTTTCGAAACTTCTCCACTTTCAAATTTAGCTTTTATTAAAGCTAATGTTAACTTTCCACCATGAAGAGGAACATTTTTATCAATTTTTTGATATAAGTATGGAACTGACCCTATATGATCTTCATGTCCATGAGTTATAAATAATCCTTTGATTTTATCTTTATTACTTTCTATATAGCTAAAATCAGGAATTACTAAATCAATTCCTAGTAATCCATCATCTGGGAATGTAACTCCAGAATCAATTATTATAATTTCATCTCTATATTGAACTAAAGTCATGTTTTTTCCAATTTCATCTAATCCACCTAAAGGAATAACATACATTTTTTCTTCCTTTTCAGTTTTTACAACAGCTTTCTTTATCTCTTCTTGATTTTCTACTTTTTTAACAGGTGCCTTTCTTTTTGGCGTATGTGGCACATGTGGTCTTTGTGTAGGTGCTACTTTTTCCTCTTGAACCTTTTTTACTTCGTTTAAAGTTTCAACATTAGGATTTTTTTCTCCCTGTTTTGCTTTGTTATAATATTTTCTTCGTCTTGGTTTTTTCTTTGGTGTTTCTTTCTCCTTTTCAACAATATTTTCTAAATTCATTTCATCTCCTCATTGTAATATTCCAAATATTTGTCCACAAATTTTTTAGCAACTCCACCGGCAACACTTCCTCCTCCTCCAGCTCCTTCTAACAGAACTGTGAAAACAATTTTAGGCTGTTTATCCGCTGGAAAATATCCCGCAACAAGAGCATGTGTTTCATCAAATCTCGAGTTTTGAGCTGATCCACTTTTTGCTCCTATAACTAATCCAGGTGTTCTTAATGATTTTGTTGTTCCATTGTTTTTTTCTACAGTATTTATTAATGCTTTATTTAAAGCATCATAATACCAACTAGGATAATTTGTTTCATATAAAATTTCAGGTTTTACTTCTATCTTATCATTACCATTTTCTAAATAATCTACAACGTGTGGTACATAAGCTTTTCCTCTATTTGCAAGTCCCATGTATGATACTGCTACCTGCATTGGAGTAGCTAATAGATATCCTTGTCCTATTGATAATATTATAGTATCCCCTTTAAACCATCCTTGTTTAAATCTTTTTCTTTTCCATTTTTCACTCGGTAATATTCCTGCTCTCTCTCCAAAAACATCTATTTTCGATAACTTTCCATATCCAAAATTTCCAGCAACGTCTACTATTGGTTCGTGACCAAAT includes these proteins:
- a CDS encoding HD domain-containing protein — translated: MAKNSNALKFIKLLLNHEMVLDLDHHDDQGVKVTTHTYDVLKISFEEIRRDFRDLREARERVEFFSIVVGVIIHDLSKGSIRKADEKLSHSQMMIKKPEYIIKEAERVLSEIEETLNLKIVDKIKKNITHIVISHHGKWGKIQPNTKEAHIVHRADMYSAKYHRINPIGADKILKLMSEGMNIDDVAKKFNCTTGVIKDRLKRAKHELRLKNTKQLLGYYKSKKKIPIGDDFFTKRVRETEKLIKAVDRLGFENLILENPLLNYLEDDKIFEKEGN
- the dxs gene encoding 1-deoxy-D-xylulose-5-phosphate synthase, with translation MRVDKEYINKLQKESQEIRDTLIEITSKNGGHLAPNLGVVELTQSIVEVFDLPKDKLLFDVGHQSYVYKLLTGRKEKFNTLRTKGGLGPFSDPKESNFDFFIAGHAGSALSAGAGIAKANPNSKVIVVIGDASIANGHSLEALNNIGENIKNLIVILNDNEMSIGKNVGSLSKFFGKLMLSNAYMSIRKDVRSAISKGKVGNQVKSVLERIEHSVKQFFLPSSISEMLGYQFLGVIDGHNLEELIRTLIVAKEMEGPVFIHVKTEKGKGYQLAEENKEKFHGISPFNPETGEVESGGKTYSNIFGSTLVKLAEKDEDIFAVSAAMVKGTGLGEFQNKFENRCVDVGIAEGHAVTFSAGLAISGKKPYIAIYSTFFQRALDQMIHDVGLQNLPVRFVVDRAGIVGEDGKTHQGIHDINMFLTMPNYKVLAPTTGKELEQMIDFSKNYEKGPLVIRFPRGKAFELDENILEPFEIGRWREIKKGKKNLYLATGAMLKEILDIEKELFKKGLDGTIVSCSSIRPLDENFIFNEFSKYENIFTFEDGYERGGFGDEILRFLNEKKMEININIIALDSVAIPHGSRNILLEDYCLRGKKLIERIEGSINGEK
- a CDS encoding divergent PAP2 family protein; amino-acid sequence: MEKGIILGNRILDVVFIAWFIAQFYKVVTTIFIDKKLNMKRIFETGGMPSSHSSTMASLSTAIGLAHGTQSTIFAISFVLAGVVMYDAAGIRRAAGKHAGLLNTLLDRFAAKIGEKLHDEKLKELLGHSPLEVLVGAILGVVVAFVFKGYIQA
- the yhbY gene encoding ribosome assembly RNA-binding protein YhbY translates to MSLTSKKRAFLRKRAHNLEPIFRIGKEGFSETLAQGVLEALTPRELIKVKILQNSEVNKNDVAYEIADAIEAEVVGIIGRTIIFYKENQDKPTISLELKAVK
- a CDS encoding ribonuclease J encodes the protein MNLENIVEKEKETPKKKPRRRKYYNKAKQGEKNPNVETLNEVKKVQEEKVAPTQRPHVPHTPKRKAPVKKVENQEEIKKAVVKTEKEEKMYVIPLGGLDEIGKNMTLVQYRDEIIIIDSGVTFPDDGLLGIDLVIPDFSYIESNKDKIKGLFITHGHEDHIGSVPYLYQKIDKNVPLHGGKLTLALIKAKFESGEVSKILPKMREVKGRDKIKVGKYFEVEFVGVTHSIADAYAVVVTTPAGRVMYTGDFKIDLTPVDGDGVDFLRLAQIGEEGVDLLLSDSTNSEIDGFTPSERSVGEAFKVEFAKAKGRIIIAAFASHVHRLQQIVNIAHEHGRKIAIDGRSLIKVFDIASTLGYLKLPENIMVNLSDVDKMRDNKVVILCTGTQGEPMAALSRIAKNMHKHTKVKEGDTVIISATPIPGNERAVSNNINSLLKYEAEVVFKKIAGIHVSGHASKEEQKLMLNLIRPKHFMPVHGEFKMLKAHKETAIETGIPKGNIVIATNGSKVEVTKTSAKIKGKVNAGATLVDGLGVGDIGHIVLKDRQQLSQDGVVIVVFALDKETGKVLSGPDIVTRGFVYSRDSDEILNEANEQIKVKLKEFENSAIKDWTVIKNSVRDVAGKFFYNRIKRTPVILPIIMDV